Genomic DNA from Rhodoferax mekongensis:
GGTCACCACGGTGGACGGGCTCACCTTTTGTTGCTGGGCACACAGGCGCACCGAGGGCAGGCGCGCACCGGGCGCCAGCAAGCGGTCGCGGATGCGCTGGGCGAACACAGCGCAGAGCTGCTCAGCCAGGGTCTGTGCGGCGGTTTTCATCAACATGGGCGGACTCTCCGGGCAAGGCTGTAACGGTGGTGCCAGCAATACAGATTGCAGGCTGTTTAGAAAAACTGTACTGCAACTGTGCTGTTTTTCAAAGTACAGTGAATCGCATGAACTCCAAAAACGAAACACGCGGCCTCTGGCTGGGCCTGCTGGGCGTGGCGATCTTTGCCATCACCCTGCCCATGACCCGCCTGGCCACCGGCACCGCCGACGCCCCCCAGCTCTCGCCCTGGTTTGTGACGCTGGGTCGCGCGGCGCTGGCCGGAGGTTTGTCGATCGTGTTTTTGCTCGCCAGCCGTTCCCGCTGGCCCACACCGGGCGAGTGGCGCCCCTTGAGCATTGCCACGCTGGGCAATGCACTCGGTTTTCCCGTGCTCATCGGCTACGCACTGCGCACCATCAGCGCCAGCCATGCCGCCGTCATCATTGCCTTGCTGCCGCTGGCGACGGCCGTGGTAGCCGCCATCGTCATGCATCAACGGGCACGGTTGGGCTTCTGGCTGAGTGCTTGCATAGGCGCTGCGCTGGTGGTGGGTTTTTCGCTCTACCGTGCCATGCAGCACAGCGCTGGCATGGCCCTGGAGTGGGGCGATGTGCTGATGCTGGGTGCCGTGGCGTCCGCGGCACTGGGTTATGTGTATGGCGCCAAGGTCACGCCCACGCTGGGTGCGGAGCAGGTCATTTGCTGGGTGTGCGTGCTGGCGCTCCCCGTGACCCTGCCGGGGGCTTTGCTGACCTGGCCGGAGCACAGCATCCGCGCCAGCTCCTGGTGGGCGCTGGGCTACGTGGGGGTTTTCTCCATGTGGGCGGGCTTCTTTGCCTGGTACCGCGGCCTCGCATTGGGCGGCACGCTCAAGGTCAGCCAGATACAACTGCTGCAACCGTTCTTGAGCATTCTGGCGGCCATCCCTCTCCTGGGTGAGTCGCTCGATCTGGTGACGGTGGGCTTCGCGCTTGCGGTGGTGGCTACGGTGTTCATCGGCAAACGCTTTGCATCGGGCGCCCCACCTATGCCGCAAGGAAAGACGCCATGAACACCGACACCCTGTTCGCCGCCGGCTTGTTCGCGGTAGTGAGCTCCGTCACGCCCGGGCCCAACAACACCATGCTCATGGCATCTGGCGTGAACTTCGGCTTCCGCCGTGCGCAGCCGCACCTGTGGGGCGTGAACCTCGGTTTCACTTTCATGGTCTTGTGCGTGGGCTTGGGGCTTCACTCGGTGCTGGACCGCTTTCCGCAGTTCTACGACTTGCTGCGCTACGCGGGCTCAGCCTACATGCTTTGGATCGCCTGGAAGCTAGCCAACGCCCGGCCGGCACCTGCTGCAGACCATGATGACGGCAACACGCCACCCACCATCCAACCCATGGGCTTCTGGGCGGCGGCCGCTTTCCAGTGGGTCAACCCCAAAGCCTGGGTGATGGCGGTGACCTGCATGAGCGCCTACCTGCCGGCCAACGCCGGCATGGCGCAAGTGGCGCTGCTGGCAGGCCTGTTTATGGTGCTGGGCGCACCCTGCTCCGCGTTCTGGGTGGGCTTTGGCCAAGCCATGCGCGGCCTGCTGCAAGACCCGATGCGCCTGCGCATCTTCAACGTCACGATGGCGCTGGCCCTGGTGGCCTCGCTCTACCCTATGCTCACGAGCTGAAACCGCATTTTTCAAGAGACGATAACCATGACGAACTCTACCCACTGGACCCTGGCCGAACGTGCCGCCAAGATGAACCCCTCGGTGATCCGCGAGATCCTCAAAGTGACCGAGAAGCCCGGCATCATCAGCTTTGCCGGCGGCCTGCCCAGCAGCAAAACCTTCCCCGTGGCCGAGTTTGAAGCTGCCTGCGCCAAGGTGCTCAAAGACGACCCCGCAGGCGCCCTGCAGTACGCCGCCTCTGAAGGCTACGGCCCGCTGCGCGAACTCGTTGCCGCCCAGCTCAAAGCCCAAAGCGCCGCCGCCGGCGTGACCTGGAATGTGGACCCCGCCCAAGTGCTCATCACCACCGGCTCGCAGCAGGGCCTGGACCTGGTCGCCAAAATCTTGATCGACAAAGACAGCAAGGTACTGGTCGAGTCCCCCACCTATTTGGGCGCGGTGATGGCATTCACCCCCATGGAGCCCAACGTGGTGAGCGTGGCCAGCGACGCTGAAGGCGTGGACATCGCGGACTTGCGGGACAAATCAAAAGACGCCCGCTTTCTGTATGTGCTGCCCAACTTCCAGAACCCCACCGGCCGCAGCATGACCGAAGCACGCCGCGCAGCACTCAGCGCTGAAGCCGCCCGCAGCGGTCTGCCCCTCATGGAAGACAACCCCTATGGCGACCTGTGGTTCGACCAGGCGCCCCCCGCGCCCCTGACCGCGCGCAACCCCGAAGGCGGCATTTACCTTGGCTCGTTCTCCAAGGTGCTGGCGCCGGGTTTGCGCATGGGCTTTATCGTGGCGCCCAAGGCGGTGTACCCCAAGCTCTTGCAAGCCAAGCAAGCGGCCGACCTGCACAGCCCCGGCTTCAACCAGCGACTGATTTTTGAAGTGATGCAAAACGGTTTCCTGGACCGCCATGTGCCCACCATCCGCAGCCTGTACAAAGCGCAACGCGACGCGATGCTGGAAGCCTTGGCCCAACATTTCCCCGAGTCGGACGGACCGGACTCTGCCAATGCCGACAGCACCTTCACCTGGAACACCCCGGCCGGTGGCATGTTCTTGTGGGCGCGCCTGCCTGCCGGCATGAACGCCGTGGACCTGCTGCCCCACGCGGTGGACAAGGGCGTAGCCTTTGTGCCCGGCGCCCCGTTCTACGCCGGCAATGCGGACGCCCGCGCCATGCGCCTGAGCTTTGTGACCCCCAGCGTGGAAGAAATCCACCGCGGTGTGGCCGCACTGGCAGAAGCCATCCACGCCCAAAGGAGCTGAACATGACGGTCCATATCTGGGGGCGCCTGAGTTCGCTCAACGTACGCAAAGTGGTGTGGGCCGCGCAAGAAACCGGCGTCGCCTTTACCCGCAGCGATGCGGGCATGGCCTTCGGGGTGGTCAAAACCCCCGAGTACCTGGCCATGAACCCCAATGCGCTGGTGCCCACGCTGCAAGATGGCGACTTTACGCTCTGGGAGAGCAACGCCATCGTGCGCTACCTCTGCGCAAAATATGGAGCCCCCACGCTCGGCACTAGCGTGTCCTCGCTGCCCCCCGAGGGGGCGTCGCCTGGCTTGGGGCGGCCCGGCACGGCGGCGGGCAACAACCACCTCTACCCCCGAGACCTGGCGCAACGCTTTGACGCCGAGCGCTGGATGGACTGGCAGCAAACCACCCTGAACCGCGAGAGTGGTGGCGCGTTTGTGCAGTGGTTCCGCACGCCGGCCGACAAGCGCGACCCGGCCGTGATTGCCCGCTCCACCGCCGCGACCGAACCGGCCATGGCCCAGCTTAACGACCATTTGGCCACCCGCACCTGGATGTGCGGCGAGCACTTCAGCATGGCCGACATTCCGGTGGCCTGCGATGTGCACCGCTGGTTCGCCCTGCCGCAGCCCCGGCCTGCTTGGCCCCACCTGGAGCGCTGGTTTGCCGCCATCCTGGCGCGCCCGGCCACTCGCGGTGTTTTGGATCTTCCTCTTTCATAGGCTTTATACGTTTCACACAGAAAGGCTCCTCGTGCCCCAGCTTCGCCCCTTCGCCCAAGTCGATGTGTTCACTGCCCAGCCGTATCTGGGCAACCCGCTCGCCGTCGTGCTCGACGGCAGTAGTCTGAACGATGCGCAGATGCAGGGCTTTGCACGATGGACCAACTTGAGCGAAACCACCTTTTTGCTGCCACCCACCCCCGAGGGAGCGGCGCAGGGTGCGGATTACCGGGTGCGCATCTTCACCCCCGGCGGCGAGCTGCCCTTTGCGGGCCACCCCACGCTGGGCAGCTGCCACGCGTGGCTGGAGGCCGGTGGCGCACCCCGAGCCAAAGACCGCATCGTGCAAGAGTGCGCCAAAGGGCTGGTGCAGATCTGCCGCGATGGCAGCCGCCTGGCCTTTGCGGCCCCCTCGTTCCAGCGCAAAAACCCCAGCCCTGGATTGCTGGCGCAGGTGGCGCACGCGCTGGGCCTGACCGCCAAGCAAATCATCTCCGCACAGCACCTGAGCAACGGCACCGAGTGGCTGGGCGTGCTGGTGGACGACATGCAGTCCGTGCTGCAACTGCAGCCTGACCATCCTGCACTCAAGAATTTAGGCGTGAAAGTGGGCGTAGCCGCCGTGGACAGTGCGCGAGCAGCTCCTGATTCCATAGCAGCCAAACTGGAGGTGCGCGCCTTTGCCGCGCTCAACGGCATCAACGAAGACCCGGTCACCGGCAGCCTCAACGCCAGCCTGGCCCAGTGGCTGATTGCGGACGAATACATGCCCCCCAGCTACGTGGTGCACCAGGGCACCTGCATCCAGCGCGAAGGCCGCATCCACATCCGCCAGGACGCCAGCGGCCAGGTCTGGGTGGGCGGGGACTCGGTCACCTGCATCCGCGGCAGCGCCACTCTGTAACCCGACGAGACAGCCCATGACACCACGCGCCTACCAACAAGTCGACGTCTTCACCCGCATCCCCTACTTGGGCAACGCCTTGGGCGTGGTGATGGACGGCAGCGGCCTCAGCGATGAAGAGATGCAGGCTTTCGCCCGCTGGACGAACCTGAGCGAAACCACTTTTTTACTGCCCCCCAGCCCCGCAGCGGCGGCCCAAGGTGCGGACTACCGGGTGCGCATCTTCACCCCCGCTGATGAGCTGCCGTTTGCCGGCCACCCCACGCTGGGTAGCTGCCACGCCTGGCTGCAGGCGGGCGGCGCGCCCAAGGCGGCTGGCGCCATCGTGCAAGAGTGCGCCAAAGGCTTGGTCCAACTCAAGCGCGACGGCACCCGCCTGGCCTTTGCCGCGCCCAGCCTGCAGCGCAGCACGCCCGATGCGGCACTGATCGCCCGTGTGGCAGCTGGCTTGGGGCTGCGCACAGAGCAAGTTCGCGCAGCGCAGTGGCTGGACAACGGGCCAGTCTGGCTGGGCCTGCTGATTGACAGCATGGACACCGTGCTGGACTTGCGCCCGGACCACTCCGCCCTTAAAGGTTTGGCACGCGGCATCGGTGTAGCCGGCATGGATGTTGCGCCAGCAGCTCCTGATTTAATAGTACGCAGCAACCGTGAAGCACGCGCGTTTGGCAGCAGCAGCTCAAGCGCCGCCACACTAGACGACACCCCGTCCATCGAGGTCCGCTTCTTTGCGGACGATATCGGCGTGACCGAAGACCCGGTCACCGGCAGCTTCAACGCCAGCCTCGCCCAGTGGCTGATTGCCGATGGCATCGCCCCCGCCAGCTACGTGGCCGCCCAAGGCACCTGCATTGGCCGTGCCGGCCGCGTGTTTATTGAGCAAGACGCGCAGGGCCAGGTGTGGGTGGGTGGCGATTCGGTCACTTGTATTGAAGGAAAGGTCACCCTGTGATGGCGCCGCTGGACGCTTGGCTCCACGCCCCCATGGCCGCGCAACTCGCGCTGGCGTGGACGACCTATTTGATAGGCACCGCCAGCCCCGGCCCCAGCAACATGGCCATCATGGGCATGGCCATGAACGCCGGGCGCCGCCCCGCACTGTGGCTGACCCTGGGCATTTTGAGCGGCTCCTGGTTCTGGGGCGTGCTGGCGGCACTGGGCATTTCGCAGCTGCTGGCCAGCTTCGGCGCCGGGCTGATCGTCATGAAGGTGTTGTGCGGTTTGTATTTGCTGTGGCTGGCCTTCAAGTCGGGCCGCTCGGCCTTGCAGCCCCAGGCCTCTGTGACATCGGCCACACCGCAAGCGGTGGATGCGCGCAGCCTGTATGTGCGTGGTTTGGCCATGCACCTCACCAACCCCAAAGCCGTTTTGAGCTGGCTGGCCACGGTCACGGTGGGCATTCCTGCCGGCGCCTCGCCCCACCTAGCATGGGTGGTGGTGGGCGGCTGCATGGTCATGGGAATGGGCATCTTCGGCGGCTACGCGCTGGCGTTTTCTACCCCTGCCGCGCGCCGCGTCTATGCCCGCGCCCGCCGCGGGCTGGAGGGCTTGCTGGCCGCCGTGTTCGGCATGGCCGGGCTGCAGCTGCTGCGCACCAGCACCCACGCACATTGAATTTCACA
This window encodes:
- a CDS encoding LysE family translocator, with protein sequence MAPLDAWLHAPMAAQLALAWTTYLIGTASPGPSNMAIMGMAMNAGRRPALWLTLGILSGSWFWGVLAALGISQLLASFGAGLIVMKVLCGLYLLWLAFKSGRSALQPQASVTSATPQAVDARSLYVRGLAMHLTNPKAVLSWLATVTVGIPAGASPHLAWVVVGGCMVMGMGIFGGYALAFSTPAARRVYARARRGLEGLLAAVFGMAGLQLLRTSTHAH
- a CDS encoding DMT family transporter; this encodes MNSKNETRGLWLGLLGVAIFAITLPMTRLATGTADAPQLSPWFVTLGRAALAGGLSIVFLLASRSRWPTPGEWRPLSIATLGNALGFPVLIGYALRTISASHAAVIIALLPLATAVVAAIVMHQRARLGFWLSACIGAALVVGFSLYRAMQHSAGMALEWGDVLMLGAVASAALGYVYGAKVTPTLGAEQVICWVCVLALPVTLPGALLTWPEHSIRASSWWALGYVGVFSMWAGFFAWYRGLALGGTLKVSQIQLLQPFLSILAAIPLLGESLDLVTVGFALAVVATVFIGKRFASGAPPMPQGKTP
- a CDS encoding PhzF family phenazine biosynthesis protein, whose product is MTPRAYQQVDVFTRIPYLGNALGVVMDGSGLSDEEMQAFARWTNLSETTFLLPPSPAAAAQGADYRVRIFTPADELPFAGHPTLGSCHAWLQAGGAPKAAGAIVQECAKGLVQLKRDGTRLAFAAPSLQRSTPDAALIARVAAGLGLRTEQVRAAQWLDNGPVWLGLLIDSMDTVLDLRPDHSALKGLARGIGVAGMDVAPAAPDLIVRSNREARAFGSSSSSAATLDDTPSIEVRFFADDIGVTEDPVTGSFNASLAQWLIADGIAPASYVAAQGTCIGRAGRVFIEQDAQGQVWVGGDSVTCIEGKVTL
- a CDS encoding PLP-dependent aminotransferase family protein, whose product is MTNSTHWTLAERAAKMNPSVIREILKVTEKPGIISFAGGLPSSKTFPVAEFEAACAKVLKDDPAGALQYAASEGYGPLRELVAAQLKAQSAAAGVTWNVDPAQVLITTGSQQGLDLVAKILIDKDSKVLVESPTYLGAVMAFTPMEPNVVSVASDAEGVDIADLRDKSKDARFLYVLPNFQNPTGRSMTEARRAALSAEAARSGLPLMEDNPYGDLWFDQAPPAPLTARNPEGGIYLGSFSKVLAPGLRMGFIVAPKAVYPKLLQAKQAADLHSPGFNQRLIFEVMQNGFLDRHVPTIRSLYKAQRDAMLEALAQHFPESDGPDSANADSTFTWNTPAGGMFLWARLPAGMNAVDLLPHAVDKGVAFVPGAPFYAGNADARAMRLSFVTPSVEEIHRGVAALAEAIHAQRS
- a CDS encoding PhzF family phenazine biosynthesis protein, which gives rise to MPQLRPFAQVDVFTAQPYLGNPLAVVLDGSSLNDAQMQGFARWTNLSETTFLLPPTPEGAAQGADYRVRIFTPGGELPFAGHPTLGSCHAWLEAGGAPRAKDRIVQECAKGLVQICRDGSRLAFAAPSFQRKNPSPGLLAQVAHALGLTAKQIISAQHLSNGTEWLGVLVDDMQSVLQLQPDHPALKNLGVKVGVAAVDSARAAPDSIAAKLEVRAFAALNGINEDPVTGSLNASLAQWLIADEYMPPSYVVHQGTCIQREGRIHIRQDASGQVWVGGDSVTCIRGSATL
- a CDS encoding LysE family translocator, with the translated sequence MNTDTLFAAGLFAVVSSVTPGPNNTMLMASGVNFGFRRAQPHLWGVNLGFTFMVLCVGLGLHSVLDRFPQFYDLLRYAGSAYMLWIAWKLANARPAPAADHDDGNTPPTIQPMGFWAAAAFQWVNPKAWVMAVTCMSAYLPANAGMAQVALLAGLFMVLGAPCSAFWVGFGQAMRGLLQDPMRLRIFNVTMALALVASLYPMLTS
- a CDS encoding glutathione S-transferase family protein, giving the protein MTVHIWGRLSSLNVRKVVWAAQETGVAFTRSDAGMAFGVVKTPEYLAMNPNALVPTLQDGDFTLWESNAIVRYLCAKYGAPTLGTSVSSLPPEGASPGLGRPGTAAGNNHLYPRDLAQRFDAERWMDWQQTTLNRESGGAFVQWFRTPADKRDPAVIARSTAATEPAMAQLNDHLATRTWMCGEHFSMADIPVACDVHRWFALPQPRPAWPHLERWFAAILARPATRGVLDLPLS